In Mangifera indica cultivar Alphonso chromosome 7, CATAS_Mindica_2.1, whole genome shotgun sequence, the genomic window CTTGAGACCTAATTTAGCTTCAACTTGATCTAAAATTGCAGCGCCACCAGGATGTGCAATCCAAAAAAGTGAGTTCCAATCAGAAATTCCTAAAGGTTGAAATGCTTCGACCAAGCTCGCCTCAATGTTCTTAGAAATAAGTCCAGGAACATCTTTCAAAAGGTGAAATGTAAGCCCAATTTCACGAAGGTGACCATCAATAGCCCCAATACTATTAGGCAAAATTGTTTGCGTCGTAGAGACTAATTCAAACATGGGTTTCTCAACTTCGGGAATAGGGTCAGAACCGACAATGACAGCAGCTGCACCATCGCCGAACAAAGCTTGACCCACAAGACTATCAAGGTGGGTGTCACTCGGACCACGGAAAGTAACAGCGGTAATTTCTGAACACACAACAAGGACACGAGCACCTTTGTTGTTCTCAGCCAAGTCTTTTGCGAGGCGTAGAACCGTGCCGCCAGCAAAGCAACCTTGTTGGTACATCATATAACGCTTAACAGATAGACGAAGGCCCAAGAGCTTGGTGAGTTGGTAGTCAGCACCGGGCATGTCAACACCACTGGTGGTGCAAAACACCAAGTGGGTGATTTTGGATTTGGGCTGACCCCATTCCTTAATAGCCTTGGCGGCTGCTTCTTTACCCAGCTTTGGGACCTCAACCACCACCATATCTTGCCTAGCATCCAATGAAGGTGCCATATATTCACAAACAGCTGGGTTTTCTTTCAAAATCTCCTCAGTCAAGTACATGTATCGCTTCTTGATCTTGGATTTATCACCTGAAATATATGACAAAAGAAGATCAACAATCTGCCCaaatgcccttttttttttttttaagggaacAATATAATAAACCATAGAGTTAACTAATAGGCTAGATAAGAGAATTATTCCTATCCAAAGTACATAAGAAGTCCTTTGCCTATTTTAGCAGATTCATTCAACTACGTTatgtcatttatattaaaatcttcTCAATTTACTATTTCCTAAACGTGTGTGCTTTTAGTATTTCAAAAAGGAaatatatagaaagaaaaagagtgtAATCTGTTATACATAGGCTAAGATTTCAGTGCATTAATTTGATGA contains:
- the LOC123221039 gene encoding chalcone synthase 1-like codes for the protein MVSVDEVRKAQRAQGPATVMAIGTATPPNCVDQSTYPDYYFRITNSEHKTELKEKFKRMCDKSKIKKRYMYLTEEILKENPAVCEYMAPSLDARQDMVVVEVPKLGKEAAAKAIKEWGQPKSKITHLVFCTTSGVDMPGADYQLTKLLGLRLSVKRYMMYQQGCFAGGTVLRLAKDLAENNKGARVLVVCSEITAVTFRGPSDTHLDSLVGQALFGDGAAAVIVGSDPIPEVEKPMFELVSTTQTILPNSIGAIDGHLREIGLTFHLLKDVPGLISKNIEASLVEAFQPLGISDWNSLFWIAHPGGAAILDQVEAKLGLKEEKLHATRHILSEYGNMSSACVLFILDEMRKKSKENGLKTTGEGLEWGVLFGFGPGLTVETVVLHSVATA